The Deltaproteobacteria bacterium genome has a window encoding:
- a CDS encoding ATP-binding cassette domain-containing protein — protein METLLEVDNVTLGYSEDIDILHDVSVRIAASTITGMIGLNGAGKTTFVKGIYGFLKPKRGRILLEGEDITNAEPYMLIHKGIWYLPQDSSLFPYLSVEDNLSIPTRPLQLSRLQVRGRMEEVFDQFPDLRDKRKKKAGDLSGGQQKMLECAKVMMVKPRLLFVDEPTVGLAPKFAMEMYERIVGFLHGGMTVFLIDHNVRQLIKLSSYIYVMSLGRITSEGPQDRFKGELKHQVRQWLGF, from the coding sequence ATGGAAACCCTGCTCGAAGTGGACAACGTAACACTGGGTTACTCAGAAGATATCGACATCCTCCATGATGTATCGGTAAGGATAGCCGCATCTACGATTACGGGAATGATCGGACTCAACGGGGCCGGGAAAACAACCTTTGTGAAGGGCATATATGGCTTCCTGAAGCCCAAACGGGGACGCATCCTCCTCGAGGGTGAGGATATCACCAATGCCGAGCCTTACATGCTCATCCACAAAGGTATATGGTACCTTCCCCAGGATTCCAGTCTATTCCCCTACCTCTCCGTTGAAGATAATCTATCTATCCCTACGAGGCCACTTCAATTGAGCCGGCTGCAGGTGAGAGGACGAATGGAAGAGGTCTTTGATCAATTCCCCGACCTCCGCGACAAAAGGAAAAAGAAAGCAGGTGATCTGAGCGGAGGGCAGCAAAAGATGCTGGAATGCGCCAAGGTGATGATGGTGAAGCCCAGGCTCCTGTTTGTTGACGAACCCACCGTTGGACTTGCCCCGAAGTTTGCCATGGAGATGTACGAAAGGATAGTGGGGTTTTTGCACGGGGGAATGACGGTATTCTTGATTGACCATAATGTGCGTCAGCTAATCAAATTGTCAAGCTACATCTATGTTATGAGTCTTGGCAGAATCACGAGTGAAGGACCACAAGACCGGTTTAAGGGTGAGCTCAAGCATCAGGTAAGGCAGTGGTTGGGATTCTGA